Part of the Leptolyngbya sp. BL0902 genome, AAACTGAAGCCGTTGCTTGGCCGACTCCCGGCTGGTGGGGGTGCGGTTGCGGTTAAAGAGTTTATCGAGCAGGTCGCTGAGCATGGGGACGGGGGCTGTGAATGACATCGAACACCGAGGGCAGGGGCGGAAGCGGGTTTGTGGGACGTTCTAGATGGGGGAACACTAGACTACAGCTACAGCTTGCAAGCGATGGATTCCAGGGGATGGCCTCTGCGCTACAGGCTCCAAACCTAGGACGATTCCCGGAACTTATCCCCGCAAAAAACGACGAATGCGGCTAAAGATGTCGTCGTGGGTGGCGGTGAGATCGAGCAGGGGCACCTCTTCCCCCAGTAGCCGCCGAGCAATGTTTTGGAAGGCCATCCCCGCCATGGAGAGCTTCTCATCCAGCACCAGGGGTTCGCCCCGGTTGGAGGACACAATCACCCGCTCGTCGTCGGGAATCACCCCCAACAGCGGCACCGCTAGGATATCTAACACATCGCGCACGGACATCATTTGGTCTTCCTGCACCATGGCGGGTTTGAGGCGGTTCACCAGCAGCTTGGTGTATTTCACGTCGCTGGCCTCCAGCAGGCCCACCACGCGGTCGGCATCGCGCACGGCGGACACCTCCGGCGTCGTCACCACAATGGCTTCGTTGGCGGGGGCAATGGCGTTCTGAAACCCCAGCTCAATCCCCGCCGGACAGTCGATGATCACAAAGTCGTACTGGCCCTTCAGCCCCGCCACCAGTTCCTTCATTTGGTCGGGGGTGATGGCTTCTTTGTTGCGGTTTTGGGCCGCTGCCAGCAGGGCCAAGTTGGGCTGGCGCTTGTCTTTTACTAGAGCTTTTTCGATGGTGCAATCCCCTGCCAACACATCCAGGGCGGTGTAGACAATGCGGTTCTCTAGCCCCAGCAGCAGATCGAGGTTCCGCAACCCAAAGTCGGCATCGATTACCACGACCTTTTGGTTGCGCTGCGCCAGGGCCATGCCCAGGTTGGTGGTGCAGGTGGTTTTGCCTACCCCGCCCTTGCCAGAGGTCATTACAATGATGCGCGTCATAGGCTAACCCAGCGTTCTACCGTCTAAACTTTACAACTCCAACGAATTTTACGAGGAATTTACACAACCGAGACATCCGGTTTCAGAATCCTTCGTTGTATGAAGTTTGGCCCCGCGCCTGGGGGAATGTGCGTAAAGGCACCGCAAGAATTGTATCTAAAGGGTTAGATAGCTCAGGAATTTGGGTACACCAAAGGTAGACCCGCTATCCTTAGCCAACGAACAACAGCCAACGAACAACGGCGGCGGTCGGGGGGGGATCCGGGGCCAAAACCAAGGGATAGCCGATCAGCCGTAGTCCATCAACCGTAGGGATCAGGAGTGAAGTATGGTGGTTAGCCTTGATGGAGAGCTTGTTCCTTCTAAATCTCAGGGCGTGGTAGATCTCGCCCGGTTCTCAGCCCACGAACAGCTTGTCCTGCGGCAGGGGGAGGTGTTAATTGTGCCCCAGTCTCGGCCCCAGGAACCCGCAGCGGTGATGGCCCATATGTACGTCCCGCTAGATCGCTCCCACATTTGGCCGCAAATCACCAGCTATCGGCGCTGGACGCAGTTTTTCCCGAATATTACCCACAGTGAAGTGCTGGAGTCCGTCAAAACCGCCGGACAGCGCTACCGCCGCCTGTACCAGGTGGGACGCAAGGGGTTCATGATGATGACGGCCCAGGTGGAAATCTACCTTCAAGTATTTGAAACCGCCTGCGAGCACGTTCAATTTCGCCTAGAGCAAGGCACCTTCTCCTACTTTGACGCCGATCTGCACCTGCAAGACATGGGCGAGGGTACCCTGCTCACCTACCGCGTACAGGCGGCTCCTACCATCCCCGTGCCCACCTTCCTGATCGAGCAGGGCATGAAGATCGACCTACCCGGTAACATGAGACAGATGCGGCAGGTATTGTGTCAGGGCTATGGCGTGGGTTAAGCGGCTACGAGGTACGTTTTGGCTGGGGTTGGGCTACTTGCTGTCGCCCCTCTCCTGGTGGAATGACCTGATTTTTAACTTTCCCTTGGCCTACGGCTTTGCCTATCTAGTAACCTGGGGCCATCGCGATGGGTTTTGGGCGGCCACGGTGGTGGGCTACTGGCTGTCCAACGTGCTGGGCATGGTGATGATGCAGTGGGGCACCACAGATATTCTGTTCACCGACCAGCCCCGCAACTGGAAACGAGGTCTGTGGGTAGGCTTGGCAAGCTCCACCGCCTATACCTTGGCGATTGCAGGGCTGGTGTATTTTCACATCCTCAATCTGCCGGATTTTCTGGCTGTGGACTAGTGGTAGCGTTCCACAAAGGCCCGTCCGGCAGACATGGCCGCACTGCTGGTGGTATAGAAGGTGCCATCGCTGAGGACGTCTAGGGTGGGGTTCACCAGCCAGCATTGGTAGCCGTTATCCTTGGAGTGGCTAACGCCGATGATCCAGCCCGCCATGGCCGATAACTGCACCACTGCCTGGTTGTCCATAGTTGTCTCCTCCGCCCGACCTCGGCCATAGCGCTGTGCGAAGGCTATGGTTCAGACGCTTAGGGCGATTGTGAACTACCCGTATTAAGCCAGGTTTTTGCTTAAACGACCAGGATCGTCTACTTTTATTTGGTTTTATGGGGATATTGGGTTGGATGGGGAGCCTTGCGGAGTCACGTCTGCCCTACACCCGGAAGG contains:
- the minD gene encoding septum site-determining protein MinD produces the protein MTRIIVMTSGKGGVGKTTCTTNLGMALAQRNQKVVVIDADFGLRNLDLLLGLENRIVYTALDVLAGDCTIEKALVKDKRQPNLALLAAAQNRNKEAITPDQMKELVAGLKGQYDFVIIDCPAGIELGFQNAIAPANEAIVVTTPEVSAVRDADRVVGLLEASDVKYTKLLVNRLKPAMVQEDQMMSVRDVLDILAVPLLGVIPDDERVIVSSNRGEPLVLDEKLSMAGMAFQNIARRLLGEEVPLLDLTATHDDIFSRIRRFLRG
- a CDS encoding SRPBCC family protein, which codes for MVVSLDGELVPSKSQGVVDLARFSAHEQLVLRQGEVLIVPQSRPQEPAAVMAHMYVPLDRSHIWPQITSYRRWTQFFPNITHSEVLESVKTAGQRYRRLYQVGRKGFMMMTAQVEIYLQVFETACEHVQFRLEQGTFSYFDADLHLQDMGEGTLLTYRVQAAPTIPVPTFLIEQGMKIDLPGNMRQMRQVLCQGYGVG